Proteins encoded in a region of the Orcinus orca chromosome 8, mOrcOrc1.1, whole genome shotgun sequence genome:
- the RDX gene encoding radixin isoform X1: MPKPINVRVTTMDAELEFAIQPNTTGKQLFDQVVKTVGLREVWFFGLQYVDSKGYSTWLKLNKKVTQQDVKKENPLQFKFRAKFFPEDVSEELIQEITQRLFFLQVKEAILNDEIYCPPETAVLLASYAVQAKYGDFNKEIHKPGYLANDRLLPQRVLEQHKLTKEQWEERIQNWHEEHRGMLREDSMMEYLKIAQDLEMYGVNYFEIKNKKGTELWLGVDALGLNIYEHDDKLTPKIGFPWSEIRNISFNDKKFVIKPIDKKAPDFVFYAPRLRINKRILALCMGNHELYMRRRKPDTIEVQQMKAQAREEKHQKQLERAQLENEKKKREIAEKEKERIEREKEELMERLRQIEEQTLKAQKELEEQTRKALELDQERKRAKEEAERLEKERQAAEEAKSAIAKQAADQMKNQEQLAAELAEFTAKIALLEEAKKKKEEEATEWQHKAFAAQEDLEKTKEELKTVMSAPPPPPPPPVIPPTENEHDEHDENNAEASAELSNDGVMNHRSEEERITEMQKNERVKKQLQALSSELAQARDETKKTQNDVLHAENVKAGRDKYKTLRQIRQGNTKQRIDEFEAM; encoded by the exons gtggtgAAAACGGTTGGTTTGCGTGAAGTCTGGTTTTTTGGGCTGCAGTATGTGGACAGCAAGGGCTATTCTACATGGCTTAAACTAAATAAAAAG GTGACACagcaagatgttaaaaaagagaaTCCTTTGCAGTTCAAATTTAGAGCTAAATTCTTTCCTGAAGATGTTTCTGAAGAATTAATTCAAGAAATAACCCAGAGACTTTTCTTCTTGCAAGTTAAAGAAGCTATCTTAAATGATGAGATATATTGTCCACCAGAAACTGCAGTTCTTTTGGCTTCCTATGCTGTCCAAGCCAAGTATGGAGATTTTAATAAAGAGATTCATAAGCCAGGCTACCTGGCTAATGATAGACTCCTACCCCAGCG tgTTTTGGAACAACACAAACTGACAAAAGAACAGTGGGAAGAAAGAATACAGAACTGGCATGAAGAACATAGAGGAATGCTAAG GGAAGATTCTATGATGGAATACCTGAAGATTGCACAGGATCTAGAAATGTATGGAGTcaactattttgaaataaaaaataaaaagggaactgAATTGTGGCTAGGTGTTGATGCTTTGGGTCTGAATATTTATGAACATGATGACAA gttAACACCTAAAATTGGTTTTCCCTGGAGTGAAAtcagaaatatttcatttaatgacAAAAAATTTGTTATAAAGCCGATTGACAAAAAGGCACCT gattttgttttttatgcaCCTCGTCTGAGAATCAATAAGCGGATTTTGGCCTTATGCATGGGGAACCATGAACTATACATGCGAAGAAGGAAGCCTGATACTATTGAGGTACAACAGATGAAGGCTCAGGCTAGGGAGGAGAAACATCAGAAGCAGTTGGAAAG GGCGCAattagagaatgaaaagaagaaaagagaaatagcagaaaaggaaaaggaaagaatagaaCGTGAAAAGGAAGAGCTAATGGAACGTCTGAGGCAAATTGAAGAACAGACATTGAAAGCCCAGAAag AACTAGAAGAACAGACTCGAAAAGCTCTAGAACTGGACCAGGAACGAAAACGAGCAAAAGAAGAAGCAGAAAGACTTGAAAAGGAGCGTCAAGCTGCTGAAGAGGCCAAATCTGCTATAGCAAAACAGGCTGCCGACCAGATGAAGAATCAGGAGCAGCTG GCAGCAGAACTTGCCGAATTCACTGCCAAGATTGCGCTTCTAgaagaagccaagaaaaaaaaggaggaggaagctACTGAGTGGCAACACAAA GCTTTTGCAGCCCAGGAAGACTTGGAAAAGACCAAAGAAGAGTTAAAGACTGTGATGtctgcccctcctccacctccaccaccaccagtcATTCCTCCAACAGAAAATGAACATGATGAACATGATGAGAATAATGCTGAGGCTAGTGCTGAATTATCAAATGATGGGGTAATGAACCATAGAAGTGAGGAGGAACGTataacagaaatgcaaaaaaatgagCGTGTTAAAAAACAACTCCAG gcATTAAGTTCAGAATTAGCCCAAGCCAGAGATGAAACcaagaaaacacaaaatgatGTTCTTCATGCTGAGAATGTTAAAGCAGGCCGTGATAAGTACAAGACTCTGCGACAGATTCGGCAAGGCAATACAAAGCAACGTATTGATGAGTTTGAAGCAATGTGA
- the RDX gene encoding radixin isoform X2, whose product MPKPINVRVTTMDAELEFAIQPNTTGKQLFDQVVKTVGLREVWFFGLQYVDSKGYSTWLKLNKKVTQQDVKKENPLQFKFRAKFFPEDVSEELIQEITQRLFFLQVKEAILNDEIYCPPETAVLLASYAVQAKYGDFNKEIHKPGYLANDRLLPQRVLEQHKLTKEQWEERIQNWHEEHRGMLREDSMMEYLKIAQDLEMYGVNYFEIKNKKGTELWLGVDALGLNIYEHDDKLTPKIGFPWSEIRNISFNDKKFVIKPIDKKAPDFVFYAPRLRINKRILALCMGNHELYMRRRKPDTIEVQQMKAQAREEKHQKQLERAQLENEKKKREIAEKEKERIEREKEELMERLRQIEEQTLKAQKELEEQTRKALELDQERKRAKEEAERLEKERQAAEEAKSAIAKQAADQMKNQEQLAAELAEFTAKIALLEEAKKKKEEEATEWQHKAFAAQEDLEKTKEELKTVMSAPPPPPPPPVIPPTENEHDEHDENNAEASAELSNDGVMNHRSEEERITEMQKNERVKKQLQALSSELAQARDETKKTQNDVLHAENVKAGRDKYKTLRQIRQGNTKQRIDEFEAMWGPKLYALFQMRSCQSSIKQM is encoded by the exons gtggtgAAAACGGTTGGTTTGCGTGAAGTCTGGTTTTTTGGGCTGCAGTATGTGGACAGCAAGGGCTATTCTACATGGCTTAAACTAAATAAAAAG GTGACACagcaagatgttaaaaaagagaaTCCTTTGCAGTTCAAATTTAGAGCTAAATTCTTTCCTGAAGATGTTTCTGAAGAATTAATTCAAGAAATAACCCAGAGACTTTTCTTCTTGCAAGTTAAAGAAGCTATCTTAAATGATGAGATATATTGTCCACCAGAAACTGCAGTTCTTTTGGCTTCCTATGCTGTCCAAGCCAAGTATGGAGATTTTAATAAAGAGATTCATAAGCCAGGCTACCTGGCTAATGATAGACTCCTACCCCAGCG tgTTTTGGAACAACACAAACTGACAAAAGAACAGTGGGAAGAAAGAATACAGAACTGGCATGAAGAACATAGAGGAATGCTAAG GGAAGATTCTATGATGGAATACCTGAAGATTGCACAGGATCTAGAAATGTATGGAGTcaactattttgaaataaaaaataaaaagggaactgAATTGTGGCTAGGTGTTGATGCTTTGGGTCTGAATATTTATGAACATGATGACAA gttAACACCTAAAATTGGTTTTCCCTGGAGTGAAAtcagaaatatttcatttaatgacAAAAAATTTGTTATAAAGCCGATTGACAAAAAGGCACCT gattttgttttttatgcaCCTCGTCTGAGAATCAATAAGCGGATTTTGGCCTTATGCATGGGGAACCATGAACTATACATGCGAAGAAGGAAGCCTGATACTATTGAGGTACAACAGATGAAGGCTCAGGCTAGGGAGGAGAAACATCAGAAGCAGTTGGAAAG GGCGCAattagagaatgaaaagaagaaaagagaaatagcagaaaaggaaaaggaaagaatagaaCGTGAAAAGGAAGAGCTAATGGAACGTCTGAGGCAAATTGAAGAACAGACATTGAAAGCCCAGAAag AACTAGAAGAACAGACTCGAAAAGCTCTAGAACTGGACCAGGAACGAAAACGAGCAAAAGAAGAAGCAGAAAGACTTGAAAAGGAGCGTCAAGCTGCTGAAGAGGCCAAATCTGCTATAGCAAAACAGGCTGCCGACCAGATGAAGAATCAGGAGCAGCTG GCAGCAGAACTTGCCGAATTCACTGCCAAGATTGCGCTTCTAgaagaagccaagaaaaaaaaggaggaggaagctACTGAGTGGCAACACAAA GCTTTTGCAGCCCAGGAAGACTTGGAAAAGACCAAAGAAGAGTTAAAGACTGTGATGtctgcccctcctccacctccaccaccaccagtcATTCCTCCAACAGAAAATGAACATGATGAACATGATGAGAATAATGCTGAGGCTAGTGCTGAATTATCAAATGATGGGGTAATGAACCATAGAAGTGAGGAGGAACGTataacagaaatgcaaaaaaatgagCGTGTTAAAAAACAACTCCAG gcATTAAGTTCAGAATTAGCCCAAGCCAGAGATGAAACcaagaaaacacaaaatgatGTTCTTCATGCTGAGAATGTTAAAGCAGGCCGTGATAAGTACAAGACTCTGCGACAGATTCGGCAAGGCAATACAAAGCAACGTATTGATGAGTTTGAAGCAAT